In bacterium, one DNA window encodes the following:
- the rpsK gene encoding 30S ribosomal protein S11 has protein sequence MAPRVKKDKKKEKKIGLACIYIQSTFNNTIVTVTSSEGDVVCWSSAGSVGFKGTKKGTPFAAQIAADTVAKKAFEYGIKDAFVFVTGPGGGKESAVRALQAAGMNIKTIKDVTPIPHNGCRSRKRRRV, from the coding sequence ATGGCACCAAGGGTAAAAAAAGATAAAAAAAAGGAGAAAAAAATAGGGCTTGCTTGTATTTACATCCAATCAACCTTTAACAATACAATTGTTACAGTTACATCTTCCGAAGGAGATGTTGTTTGTTGGTCATCAGCTGGCTCTGTTGGTTTTAAAGGAACAAAAAAGGGGACACCCTTTGCCGCCCAAATTGCTGCAGATACAGTCGCAAAAAAGGCTTTTGAATATGGAATAAAGGATGCCTTTGTTTTTGTCACAGGCCCTGGAGGAGGAAAGGAATCTGCTGTGCGTGCCCTTCAGGCAGCTGGAATGAATATTAAAACCATAAAGGATGTAACCCCTATTCCCCATAATGGATGTAGGTCAAGAAAAAGAAGGAGGGTATGA
- the rpsM gene encoding 30S ribosomal protein S13 has protein sequence MARIVGVDLPKNKRIEIALSYIYGIGPFFSKKILKNANVNSDIRVADLSEEQATAIRREIERLGLKVEGELRREVSMNIKRLIETGTYRGLRHRRGLPVRGQRTHTNARTKRGKRKTVGAKVKK, from the coding sequence ATGGCAAGAATAGTAGGCGTGGATCTTCCGAAGAATAAACGGATAGAAATAGCCCTATCTTATATCTATGGAATTGGGCCTTTTTTTTCTAAGAAGATTCTTAAAAATGCAAATGTAAATTCCGATATAAGGGTAGCTGATCTCTCTGAAGAACAAGCTACAGCAATTAGAAGGGAGATTGAAAGGTTGGGGCTTAAGGTAGAAGGAGAGCTTAGAAGAGAGGTAAGTATGAATATCAAGCGATTGATTGAAACAGGCACTTATAGGGGCTTAAGGCATAGAAGAGGGCTTCCTGTTAGGGGGCAAAGAACCCATACAAATGCAAGGACAAAGAGGGGAAAGAGAAAGACAGTAGGAGCAAAGGTCAAAAAATAA
- a CDS encoding ATP-dependent 6-phosphofructokinase → MKIGILTGGGDCPGLNPAIRGAYLRAADFKDEVIGILNGWKGLLEKETISLSLKDIDEITSHGGTILGTTRVNPAKHKENGLKICYENFKALNLDAIIAMGGEDTLGIANKLFSEFNLPIVGVPKTMDNDLSCTDYTFGFDTSVTVAIDALDRLRDTGRSHRRIMVLEVMGRHAGWVALFTAIGAGADWVLIPEIEPDLDKMCKHLIKAKERKGYALVVVSEGIKIKVDKEERLDEFGHMILQKRGVGKIIADEIEKKTGIETRLSVIGHIQRGGPPTLFDRILGLRVGVAAVEFVHQGKFGTMAALVGNKIIPVPLIEASGKLKLVDEYWYNLANILFK, encoded by the coding sequence ATGAAGATTGGGATATTGACCGGTGGTGGTGATTGTCCAGGATTAAATCCTGCAATCCGTGGTGCATACCTTAGGGCAGCTGACTTTAAAGATGAGGTAATTGGGATATTGAATGGATGGAAGGGTCTGCTTGAGAAAGAGACGATAAGCTTGTCTTTGAAAGATATTGATGAGATTACCTCACATGGTGGGACAATCCTTGGAACTACAAGGGTAAATCCAGCCAAACATAAGGAAAATGGATTAAAGATATGCTATGAGAATTTTAAAGCCCTTAATCTTGATGCCATAATTGCCATGGGAGGAGAGGATACATTGGGCATTGCAAACAAGCTATTTTCAGAGTTTAATCTGCCTATAGTTGGCGTTCCAAAGACAATGGATAATGATCTATCTTGCACAGATTATACATTTGGCTTTGATACATCTGTTACAGTCGCAATTGATGCCTTGGATAGGTTAAGGGATACAGGCAGGTCTCACAGAAGAATTATGGTATTAGAGGTTATGGGCCGTCATGCCGGATGGGTTGCTCTATTTACCGCGATTGGAGCAGGTGCAGATTGGGTTCTTATCCCAGAAATTGAGCCAGACCTAGACAAAATGTGCAAGCATCTTATAAAGGCAAAGGAGAGGAAGGGATATGCTTTGGTTGTTGTATCTGAGGGAATAAAAATTAAGGTAGATAAAGAGGAAAGGCTTGATGAATTTGGCCATATGATTCTTCAAAAAAGGGGTGTGGGAAAAATAATCGCGGATGAAATAGAGAAAAAAACAGGGATTGAAACAAGGCTTTCTGTGATTGGCCATATTCAGAGGGGAGGCCCTCCGACCTTATTTGATAGGATATTGGGCTTAAGGGTCGGTGTAGCCGCGGTTGAGTTTGTCCATCAAGGGAAATTTGGAACAATGGCAGCTTTGGTGGGAAATAAAATAATACCTGTTCCACTTATTGAGGCATCTGGAAAGCTAAAGCTTGTTGATGAATATTGGTATAACCTTGCTAATATCCTATTTAAATAA
- a CDS encoding DNA-directed RNA polymerase subunit omega, whose protein sequence is MLYDYDEMLRHAKSKFHLVNLLAKRSRELNRWVGSETDIIKIIPLAIEELLEGKLIAEPKEPPPQTFPK, encoded by the coding sequence ATGCTATATGACTACGATGAGATGCTAAGGCATGCAAAGAGCAAATTTCACCTGGTCAATCTTTTGGCAAAAAGGTCAAGGGAGTTAAATAGATGGGTTGGTTCTGAAACAGACATAATAAAGATAATTCCCCTTGCCATTGAGGAGTTATTAGAGGGAAAACTAATTGCCGAACCCAAAGAGCCTCCTCCACAGACCTTCCCAAAATAG
- the gmk gene encoding guanylate kinase, whose amino-acid sequence MIIVISAPSGTGKTTICRGLLEEFSDLRFSVSYTTRKPREGETEKWEYKFIDINRFKRMIEKDEFVEWVKIFGDYYGTSRETLEKAKNYDLLLDIDVVGGKKIKASYPESLLIFLLPPSMEELERRLMMRKTESDEKIRERLEKAKYEIEEGKDYDYVIVNERLEKTISLIKEIILKKKGGGKDAI is encoded by the coding sequence ATGATAATTGTTATCTCAGCACCATCGGGAACAGGAAAGACAACAATTTGCAGGGGGCTATTAGAGGAATTTTCTGATTTGCGGTTTTCTGTATCCTACACCACAAGAAAACCAAGGGAGGGAGAAACAGAAAAATGGGAATACAAGTTTATCGATATTAACAGGTTTAAAAGGATGATTGAGAAGGATGAATTTGTTGAATGGGTGAAGATATTTGGAGATTATTATGGAACATCAAGGGAAACTTTGGAAAAAGCAAAGAATTATGACCTCCTTCTTGATATAGATGTGGTGGGTGGGAAAAAGATAAAAGCCTCTTATCCAGAAAGTCTCCTTATATTTCTTCTTCCACCATCAATGGAGGAGCTTGAAAGGAGGCTTATGATGAGAAAGACAGAATCTGATGAAAAAATAAGGGAGCGTCTTGAAAAGGCAAAATATGAGATAGAGGAGGGAAAAGATTATGATTATGTTATTGTAAATGAGAGATTAGAAAAAACAATATCTTTGATAAAGGAAATCATTTTAAAGAAAAAAGGAGGAGGAAAAGATGCTATATGA
- the truA gene encoding tRNA pseudouridine(38-40) synthase TruA, whose translation MRNIKLTIAYDGTNYYGWQRQKDKPTVQRMLETAIFKVTKENVKTIGASRIDKGAHALAFVATFKTGSNIPTLNLKNALNSFLPYDIIIKDIEEIDLSFNPRHAKERRYRYIVLNDRVKSPVFLRYSYFFPGSLNIEMMKEAANIFVGKMDFSSFVRRDERNPVREIKSISISSQMGIFSENLIFFDISGISFLHNMIRCIVATLIKVGSGLLNLDAVSSIIQGKNRKLAPWTTPSRGLFLIGIDY comes from the coding sequence TTGAGAAATATCAAGCTTACCATAGCCTATGATGGAACAAATTATTATGGTTGGCAGAGGCAGAAGGATAAGCCTACAGTCCAAAGAATGCTTGAGACCGCTATATTTAAGGTTACAAAAGAAAATGTAAAAACAATAGGTGCATCAAGGATAGATAAAGGAGCCCATGCATTGGCTTTTGTTGCAACATTTAAGACAGGCTCTAATATTCCAACTTTAAACCTAAAAAATGCCTTGAATTCTTTTCTTCCTTATGATATAATTATAAAAGATATAGAAGAGATAGACCTTTCATTTAATCCCAGGCATGCTAAAGAGAGAAGGTATAGGTATATTGTCCTAAATGATCGGGTTAAATCACCTGTGTTTTTAAGGTATAGCTATTTTTTTCCAGGCTCTCTTAATATAGAAATGATGAAAGAGGCAGCGAATATCTTTGTGGGAAAAATGGATTTTTCTTCATTTGTAAGAAGGGATGAAAGAAATCCGGTAAGGGAGATAAAATCCATTTCTATCTCTTCCCAAATGGGTATTTTTTCCGAAAACCTTATATTTTTTGATATTTCTGGTATAAGCTTTCTCCACAATATGATTAGGTGCATTGTGGCAACCTTAATTAAGGTGGGAAGCGGGCTTCTTAATTTAGATGCGGTATCTTCTATCATCCAGGGTAAGAATAGAAAACTTGCTCCTTGGACAACTCCTTCCCGCGGACTTTTCCTCATCGGGATTGATTACTAA